Proteins from a genomic interval of Phyllopteryx taeniolatus isolate TA_2022b chromosome 3, UOR_Ptae_1.2, whole genome shotgun sequence:
- the mtmr3 gene encoding myotubularin-related protein 3 isoform X1 has translation MCIPRGCIFCSSTARVSDDSAALDVSSVVSLEEEGQKSSDCIQANQIFPKKSPVLEEENMQVPFPELHGEFTEYVGRAEDAIIAMSNYRLHIKFKQSVVNVPLQLIESVECRDMFQLHVTCKDCKVVRCQFSTFEQCQEWLKRLNAVVRPPSRLEDLFSFAFHAWCMDVYAGEKEQHGELCRPGEHVTSWFKNEVERMGFDTQNAWRISDINSKFRLCPSYPQQLLVPAWITDKELENVAAFRSWKRFPAVVYRHLSTGAVIARCGQPEVSWWGWRNADDEHLVQSIAKACAVDSSSHKHLSNGTYINGSELPDTDFESSMTNSSEVETLAIQPHKLLILDARSYAAAVANRAKGGGCECPEYYPNCEVVFMGMANIHSIRKSFQSLRFLCTQMPDPANWLSALESTKWLQHLSLLLKAALLVVNAVDRDQRPVLVHCSDGWDRTPQIVALSKLLLDPYYRTIEGFQVLVETDWLDFGHKFADRCGHGENSEDVNERCPVFLQWLDCVHQLQRQFPCSFEFNEAFLVKLVQHAYSCLFGTFLCNSGKEREDRHVQERTCSVWSLLRPANRTLRNMLYSPHSETVLHPVCHVRNLMLWTAVCLPSSSPTTPSDDSCAPYPLPGSNPEEAPLSRCTKTRSFDNLPSACELGSSLAPNRRSSDPSLNEKWQDHRRSLDLNMAVGPDEGGDQDHEVQCNGLVLYPNRGDSELDDSPHPNSHSELAEVASTHFTTTREEAEEAELSVAVGVAEGQMENILQEATKEDMAADAQRVRNAAVSHVINTAAVEEEEVSRTDDDYDDDDQSVNKREIQEMLANGRHSENGYVDAEEHRDVPPMPAQTVEDLEHLRDKEAQTPEHVKKQVLENCSEQVAHAHENFESSSDEPELPAAPRTLTNGFAHRSPEETDADEETCSASDPDRGLSESGEQTEKRVSMMESSTETLTEDVCCRFELPAQHPVCQIHQACNNGEGHPPSLRKDKVLESDEHSFIRTFNGGSKRPSVSAFQYASGDLTRDGLCNGDSSDGEPCGGPHWVKANGERAPLSRQVSLASCNSLILHHRGSCSHQRWCHTQLNRATVSPEQPSRSHLDDDGLMLHTDAIQQRLRQIEAGHQMEVETLKKQVQELWNRLENQQHAGSHRVNGNGGDEVTLMTNSEYNVDPNCLSRCSTELFSETSWEQVDKQDTEVTRWYPDHLAAQCYGCESKFWLATRKHHCSGREPVQEVWGCGLGSKESVRNCGNVFCASCCDQKIPVPSQQLFEPTRVCKSCYGSLRLGPSPLDKPIAASSN, from the exons GTGCCTCTGCAGCTCATTGAGAGTGTGGAGTGTCGTGATATGTTCCAGCTGCATGTCACTTGTAAGGACTGTAAAGTTGTCAG GTGTCAGTTCTCCACATTTGAGCAATGTCAGGAATGGCTGAAGCGTCTTAACGCAGTAGTGCGGCCCCCCTCTCGCTTGGAGGATCTCTTCTCCTTCGCCTTCCACGCCTGGTGCATGGATGTGTACGCTGGTGAAAAGGAGCAGCATGGAGAGCTTTGCAGACCAG GTGAACATGTGACCTCTTGGTTCAAGAATGAGGTGGAGAGGATGGGCTTTGACACTCAAAATGCTTGGAGGATATCTGACATCAACAGCAAGTTTAG GCTTTGCCCCAGCTATCCCCAGCAGCTTCTCGTACCAGCCTGGATCACTGACAAGGAGCTGGAAAATGTGGCGGCGTTCCGTTCCTGGAAGAGGTTTCCTGCAGTGGTATATAG GCACCTGAGCACAGGGGCTGTGATCGCCCGTTGCGGACAGCCAGAGGTCAGCTGGTGGGGCTGGAGAAATGCTGATGACGAGCACCTGGTTCAGTCCATTGCCAAGGCCTGTGCAGTGGACAGCAGTTCTCACAAACACCTGTCCAATGGAACTTACATTAATGGCTCTGAACTGCCTGATACTGATTTTG AGTCCTCAATGACCAACAGTTCAGAGGTGGAGACATTGGCCATCCAGCCTCACAAGTTACTGATTCTGGATGCGAGGTCCTATGCAGCCGCTGTAGCCAACAGGGCAAAGGGGGGTGGCTGTGAATGTCCTG AGTACTATCCTAACTGTGAGGTGGTGTTCATGGGCATGGCAAACATCCACTCCATACGCAAGAGTTTCCAGTCCCTACGTTTCCTCTGTACCCAGATGCCGGATCCAGCAAA CTGGCTGTCTGCACTGGAAAGCACCAAGTGGTTGCAGCACCTGTCTCTGCTGCTGAAGGCAGCCCTGCTTGTGGTCAATGCAGTGGACAGGGACCAAAGGCCCGTTTTGGTGCATTGCTCTGACGGCTGGGACCGGACACCTCAAATTGTTGCTCTGTCTAAGCTGCTGCTTGACCCGTATTATCGCACCATAGAG GGCTTCCAAGTTTTGGTCGAGACGGACTGGTTGGACTTTGGACACAAGTTTGCTGACCGATGTGGCCATGGAGAAAACTCTGAGGATGTGAATGAGCGCTGTCCCGTCTTCCTGCAATGGCTAGACTGTGTTCACCAGCTGCAGAGGCAGTTTCCTTGCTCTTTTGAGTTTAACGAGGCCTTCCTG GTGAAGCTTGTGCAACATGCATACTCCTGTCTGTTCGGCACCTTCCTGTGTAACAGTGGCAAAGAGAGGGAAGATCGACACGTTCAAGAGAGGACCTGCTCGGTGTGGTCCCTGCTGAGACCCGCCAACCGCACACTGAGGAACATGCTGTACTCCCCACACTCCGAGACT GTTCTCCATCCAGTGTGTCACGTGCGCAATCTGATGCTGTGGACCGCAGTCTGCCTGCCTAGCTCCTCCCCCACAACCCCTTCTGATGATTCCTGTGCTCCATATCCTTTGCCTGGCAGCAACCCCGAGGAGGCGCCTCTGAGCAG atgTACAAAGACTCGCTCATTTGATAATTTGCCCAGTGCTTGTGAGCTGGGAAGCTCACTGGCTCCTAACCGCCGCTCCAGTGACCCAAGCCTCAATGAGAAGTGGCAGGACCACCGGCGTTCTCTGGACCTCAACATGGCAGTCGGGCCAGATGAAGGAGGGGACCAGGATCACGAGGTGCAGTGTAATGGATTGGTCCTTTACCCGAATAGAGGGGACTCTGAGCTGGATGACAGCCCACATCCCAACTCACACTCTGAGTTGGCAGAGGTAGCCTCCACGCACTTTACGACAACTCGAGAGGAAGCCGAGGAGGCGGAACTGTCTGTGGCAGTGGGTGTGGCCGAGGGCCAGATGGAGAACATTCTTCAAGAAGCTACCAAGGAGGACATGGCAGCAGATGCTCAGAGAGTTAGAAATGCTGCGGTCAGCCACGTCATTAACACAGCTGCtgtagaggaggaggaggtctcAAGAactgatgatgattatgatgatgatgatcagtCTGTCAACAAGAGAGAGATACaagaaatgcttgcaaatgGTCGCCATTCGGAAAATGGTTATGTGGATGCTGAAGAGCATCGTGATGTTCCTCCTATGCCTGCACAGACTGTAGAAGACTTAGAACACCTGAGAGATAAGGAAGCCCAAACACCCGAGCATGTGAAGAAGCAGGTTCTAGAGAACTGTTCTGAACAGGTGGCACATGCTCATGAAAACTTTGAGTCAAGTTCAGACGAGCCAGAGCTGCCTGCAGCTCCAAGAACTCTGACAAACGGCTTTGCTCACCGGTCCCCTGAGGAAACTGATGCAGATGAGGAGACCTGCTCTGCATCTGACCCTGACAGAGGTTTGTCAGAGTCAGGGGAACAGACAGAAAAGAGGGTCTCCATGATGGAAAGCTCCACAGAGACTTTGACAGAGGACGTTTGCTGCAGGTTTGAACTCCCCGCACAGCATCCTGTCTGTCAGATCCATCAGGCCTGCAACAATGGCGAGGGCCACCCACCTTCCTTGAGGAAGGACAAAGTGCTGGAGAGTGACGAGCACAGCTTTATTAGAACTTTCAACGGGGGCAGCAAGCGACCCTCTGTCAGTGCCTTTCAGTATGCAAGTGGTGACCTCACTCGCGACGGACTGTGTAACGGTGACAGTTCCGATGGGGAACCCTGCGGAGGACCTCATTGGGTCAAAGCAAATGGCGAGCGGGCCCCGCTGAGCCGTCAGGTTTCCCTAGCAAGCTGCAACTCCTTGATCCTCCACCACCGAGGGAGCTGTTCACATCAACGTTGGTGCCACACCCAACTGAACCGGGCTACTGTCAGCCCAGAGCAGCCGTCGCGCAGCCACCTGGATGACGATGGGTTGATGCTGCACACAGATGCCATCCAGCAAAGGCTGAGGCAAATTGAAGCTGGCCACCAAATGGAGGTGGAGACCCTGAAGAAACAGGTACAGGAACTGTGGAATCGCCTGGAAAATCAGCAGCACGCTGGCTCCCATCGGGTTAATGGAAACGGGGGAGATGAAGTG ACCTTGATGACCAACTCGGAATACAACGTGGACCCCAACTGTCTGTCACGCTGCAGCACAGAGCTGTTCTCCGAAACCAGCTGGGAGCAGGTGGACAAGCAGGACACAGAG GTCACCCGCTGGTACCCAGATCATCTGGCTGCCCAGTGTTACGGCTGTGAGAGCAAGTTCTGGCTCGCCACCAGGAAGCATCACTGCAG TGGCAGGGAGCCTGTCCAGGAGGTCTG GGGGTGTGGCCTAGGGAGCAAGGAGTCAGTCAG GAACTGCGGTAATGTCTTCTGCGCCAGCTGCTGCGACCAGAAGATCCCGGTGCCGAGCCAGCAGCTGTTTGAGCCCACCCGCGTGTGCAAGAGCTGCTACGGCAGCCTCCGGCTCGGCCCGTCTCCCCTGGACAAACCCATCGCGGCCAGCTCCAACTGA
- the mtmr3 gene encoding myotubularin-related protein 3 isoform X4, which yields MCIPRGCIFCSSTARVSDDSAALDVSSVVSLEEEGQKSSDCIQANQIFPKKSPVLEEENMQVPFPELHGEFTEYVGRAEDAIIAMSNYRLHIKFKQSVVNVPLQLIESVECRDMFQLHVTCKDCKVVRCQFSTFEQCQEWLKRLNAVVRPPSRLEDLFSFAFHAWCMDVYAGEKEQHGELCRPGEHVTSWFKNEVERMGFDTQNAWRISDINSKFRLCPSYPQQLLVPAWITDKELENVAAFRSWKRFPAVVYRHLSTGAVIARCGQPEVSWWGWRNADDEHLVQSIAKACAVDSSSHKHLSNGTYINGSELPDTDFESSMTNSSEVETLAIQPHKLLILDARSYAAAVANRAKGGGCECPEYYPNCEVVFMGMANIHSIRKSFQSLRFLCTQMPDPANWLSALESTKWLQHLSLLLKAALLVVNAVDRDQRPVLVHCSDGWDRTPQIVALSKLLLDPYYRTIEGFQVLVETDWLDFGHKFADRCGHGENSEDVNERCPVFLQWLDCVHQLQRQFPCSFEFNEAFLVKLVQHAYSCLFGTFLCNSGKEREDRHVQERTCSVWSLLRPANRTLRNMLYSPHSETVLHPVCHVRNLMLWTAVCLPSSSPTTPSDDSCAPYPLPGSNPEEAPLSRCTKTRSFDNLPSACELGSSLAPNRRSSDPSLNEKWQDHRRSLDLNMAVGPDEGGDQDHEVQCNGLVLYPNRGDSELDDSPHPNSHSELAEVASTHFTTTREEAEEAELSVAVGVAEGQMENILQEATKEDMAADAQRVRNAAVSHVINTAAVEEEEVSRTDDDYDDDDQSVNKREIQEMLANGRHSENGYVDAEEHRDVPPMPAQTVEDLEHLRDKEAQTPEHVKKQVLENCSEQVAHAHENFESSSDEPELPAAPRTLTNGFAHRSPEETDADEETCSASDPDRGLSESGEQTEKRVSMMESSTETLTEDVCCRFELPAQHPVCQIHQACNNGEGHPPSLRKDKVLESDEHSFIRTFNGGSKRPSVSAFQYASGDLTRDGLCNGDSSDGEPCGGPHWVKANGERAPLSRQVSLASCNSLILHHRGSCSHQRWCHTQLNRATVSPEQPSRSHLDDDGLMLHTDAIQQRLRQIEAGHQMEVETLKKQVQELWNRLENQQHAGSHRVNGNGGDEVTLMTNSEYNVDPNCLSRCSTELFSETSWEQVDKQDTEVTRWYPDHLAAQCYGCESKFWLATRKHHCSGREPVQEVWNCGNVFCASCCDQKIPVPSQQLFEPTRVCKSCYGSLRLGPSPLDKPIAASSN from the exons GTGCCTCTGCAGCTCATTGAGAGTGTGGAGTGTCGTGATATGTTCCAGCTGCATGTCACTTGTAAGGACTGTAAAGTTGTCAG GTGTCAGTTCTCCACATTTGAGCAATGTCAGGAATGGCTGAAGCGTCTTAACGCAGTAGTGCGGCCCCCCTCTCGCTTGGAGGATCTCTTCTCCTTCGCCTTCCACGCCTGGTGCATGGATGTGTACGCTGGTGAAAAGGAGCAGCATGGAGAGCTTTGCAGACCAG GTGAACATGTGACCTCTTGGTTCAAGAATGAGGTGGAGAGGATGGGCTTTGACACTCAAAATGCTTGGAGGATATCTGACATCAACAGCAAGTTTAG GCTTTGCCCCAGCTATCCCCAGCAGCTTCTCGTACCAGCCTGGATCACTGACAAGGAGCTGGAAAATGTGGCGGCGTTCCGTTCCTGGAAGAGGTTTCCTGCAGTGGTATATAG GCACCTGAGCACAGGGGCTGTGATCGCCCGTTGCGGACAGCCAGAGGTCAGCTGGTGGGGCTGGAGAAATGCTGATGACGAGCACCTGGTTCAGTCCATTGCCAAGGCCTGTGCAGTGGACAGCAGTTCTCACAAACACCTGTCCAATGGAACTTACATTAATGGCTCTGAACTGCCTGATACTGATTTTG AGTCCTCAATGACCAACAGTTCAGAGGTGGAGACATTGGCCATCCAGCCTCACAAGTTACTGATTCTGGATGCGAGGTCCTATGCAGCCGCTGTAGCCAACAGGGCAAAGGGGGGTGGCTGTGAATGTCCTG AGTACTATCCTAACTGTGAGGTGGTGTTCATGGGCATGGCAAACATCCACTCCATACGCAAGAGTTTCCAGTCCCTACGTTTCCTCTGTACCCAGATGCCGGATCCAGCAAA CTGGCTGTCTGCACTGGAAAGCACCAAGTGGTTGCAGCACCTGTCTCTGCTGCTGAAGGCAGCCCTGCTTGTGGTCAATGCAGTGGACAGGGACCAAAGGCCCGTTTTGGTGCATTGCTCTGACGGCTGGGACCGGACACCTCAAATTGTTGCTCTGTCTAAGCTGCTGCTTGACCCGTATTATCGCACCATAGAG GGCTTCCAAGTTTTGGTCGAGACGGACTGGTTGGACTTTGGACACAAGTTTGCTGACCGATGTGGCCATGGAGAAAACTCTGAGGATGTGAATGAGCGCTGTCCCGTCTTCCTGCAATGGCTAGACTGTGTTCACCAGCTGCAGAGGCAGTTTCCTTGCTCTTTTGAGTTTAACGAGGCCTTCCTG GTGAAGCTTGTGCAACATGCATACTCCTGTCTGTTCGGCACCTTCCTGTGTAACAGTGGCAAAGAGAGGGAAGATCGACACGTTCAAGAGAGGACCTGCTCGGTGTGGTCCCTGCTGAGACCCGCCAACCGCACACTGAGGAACATGCTGTACTCCCCACACTCCGAGACT GTTCTCCATCCAGTGTGTCACGTGCGCAATCTGATGCTGTGGACCGCAGTCTGCCTGCCTAGCTCCTCCCCCACAACCCCTTCTGATGATTCCTGTGCTCCATATCCTTTGCCTGGCAGCAACCCCGAGGAGGCGCCTCTGAGCAG atgTACAAAGACTCGCTCATTTGATAATTTGCCCAGTGCTTGTGAGCTGGGAAGCTCACTGGCTCCTAACCGCCGCTCCAGTGACCCAAGCCTCAATGAGAAGTGGCAGGACCACCGGCGTTCTCTGGACCTCAACATGGCAGTCGGGCCAGATGAAGGAGGGGACCAGGATCACGAGGTGCAGTGTAATGGATTGGTCCTTTACCCGAATAGAGGGGACTCTGAGCTGGATGACAGCCCACATCCCAACTCACACTCTGAGTTGGCAGAGGTAGCCTCCACGCACTTTACGACAACTCGAGAGGAAGCCGAGGAGGCGGAACTGTCTGTGGCAGTGGGTGTGGCCGAGGGCCAGATGGAGAACATTCTTCAAGAAGCTACCAAGGAGGACATGGCAGCAGATGCTCAGAGAGTTAGAAATGCTGCGGTCAGCCACGTCATTAACACAGCTGCtgtagaggaggaggaggtctcAAGAactgatgatgattatgatgatgatgatcagtCTGTCAACAAGAGAGAGATACaagaaatgcttgcaaatgGTCGCCATTCGGAAAATGGTTATGTGGATGCTGAAGAGCATCGTGATGTTCCTCCTATGCCTGCACAGACTGTAGAAGACTTAGAACACCTGAGAGATAAGGAAGCCCAAACACCCGAGCATGTGAAGAAGCAGGTTCTAGAGAACTGTTCTGAACAGGTGGCACATGCTCATGAAAACTTTGAGTCAAGTTCAGACGAGCCAGAGCTGCCTGCAGCTCCAAGAACTCTGACAAACGGCTTTGCTCACCGGTCCCCTGAGGAAACTGATGCAGATGAGGAGACCTGCTCTGCATCTGACCCTGACAGAGGTTTGTCAGAGTCAGGGGAACAGACAGAAAAGAGGGTCTCCATGATGGAAAGCTCCACAGAGACTTTGACAGAGGACGTTTGCTGCAGGTTTGAACTCCCCGCACAGCATCCTGTCTGTCAGATCCATCAGGCCTGCAACAATGGCGAGGGCCACCCACCTTCCTTGAGGAAGGACAAAGTGCTGGAGAGTGACGAGCACAGCTTTATTAGAACTTTCAACGGGGGCAGCAAGCGACCCTCTGTCAGTGCCTTTCAGTATGCAAGTGGTGACCTCACTCGCGACGGACTGTGTAACGGTGACAGTTCCGATGGGGAACCCTGCGGAGGACCTCATTGGGTCAAAGCAAATGGCGAGCGGGCCCCGCTGAGCCGTCAGGTTTCCCTAGCAAGCTGCAACTCCTTGATCCTCCACCACCGAGGGAGCTGTTCACATCAACGTTGGTGCCACACCCAACTGAACCGGGCTACTGTCAGCCCAGAGCAGCCGTCGCGCAGCCACCTGGATGACGATGGGTTGATGCTGCACACAGATGCCATCCAGCAAAGGCTGAGGCAAATTGAAGCTGGCCACCAAATGGAGGTGGAGACCCTGAAGAAACAGGTACAGGAACTGTGGAATCGCCTGGAAAATCAGCAGCACGCTGGCTCCCATCGGGTTAATGGAAACGGGGGAGATGAAGTG ACCTTGATGACCAACTCGGAATACAACGTGGACCCCAACTGTCTGTCACGCTGCAGCACAGAGCTGTTCTCCGAAACCAGCTGGGAGCAGGTGGACAAGCAGGACACAGAG GTCACCCGCTGGTACCCAGATCATCTGGCTGCCCAGTGTTACGGCTGTGAGAGCAAGTTCTGGCTCGCCACCAGGAAGCATCACTGCAG TGGCAGGGAGCCTGTCCAGGAGGTCTG GAACTGCGGTAATGTCTTCTGCGCCAGCTGCTGCGACCAGAAGATCCCGGTGCCGAGCCAGCAGCTGTTTGAGCCCACCCGCGTGTGCAAGAGCTGCTACGGCAGCCTCCGGCTCGGCCCGTCTCCCCTGGACAAACCCATCGCGGCCAGCTCCAACTGA
- the mtmr3 gene encoding myotubularin-related protein 3 isoform X3 has product MCIPRGCIFCSSTARVSDDSAALDVSSVVSLEEEGQKSSDCIQANQIFPKKSPVLEEENMQVPFPELHGEFTEYVGRAEDAIIAMSNYRLHIKFKQSVVNVPLQLIESVECRDMFQLHVTCKDCKVVRCQFSTFEQCQEWLKRLNAVVRPPSRLEDLFSFAFHAWCMDVYAGEKEQHGELCRPGEHVTSWFKNEVERMGFDTQNAWRISDINSKFRLCPSYPQQLLVPAWITDKELENVAAFRSWKRFPAVVYRHLSTGAVIARCGQPEVSWWGWRNADDEHLVQSIAKACAVDSSSHKHLSNGTYINGSELPDTDFESSMTNSSEVETLAIQPHKLLILDARSYAAAVANRAKGGGCECPEYYPNCEVVFMGMANIHSIRKSFQSLRFLCTQMPDPANWLSALESTKWLQHLSLLLKAALLVVNAVDRDQRPVLVHCSDGWDRTPQIVALSKLLLDPYYRTIEGFQVLVETDWLDFGHKFADRCGHGENSEDVNERCPVFLQWLDCVHQLQRQFPCSFEFNEAFLVKLVQHAYSCLFGTFLCNSGKEREDRHVQERTCSVWSLLRPANRTLRNMLYSPHSETVLHPVCHVRNLMLWTAVCLPSSSPTTPSDDSCAPYPLPGSNPEEAPLSRCTKTRSFDNLPSACELGSSLAPNRRSSDPSLNEKWQDHRRSLDLNMAVGPDEGGDQDHEVQCNGLVLYPNRGDSELDDSPHPNSHSELAEVASTHFTTTREEAEEAELSVAVGVAEGQMENILQEATKEDMAADAQRVRNAAVSHVINTAAVEEEEVSRTDDDYDDDDQSVNKREIQEMLANGRHSENGYVDAEEHRDVPPMPAQTVEDLEHLRDKEAQTPEHVKKQVLENCSEQVAHAHENFESSSDEPELPAAPRTLTNGFAHRSPEETDADEETCSASDPDRGLSESGEQTEKRVSMMESSTETLTEDVCCRFELPAQHPVCQIHQACNNGEGHPPSLRKDKVLESDEHSFIRTFNGGSKRPSVSAFQYASGDLTRDGLCNGDSSDGEPCGGPHWVKANGERAPLSRQVSLASCNSLILHHRGSCSHQRWCHTQLNRATVSPEQPSRSHLDDDGLMLHTDAIQQRLRQIEAGHQMEVETLKKQVQELWNRLENQQHAGSHRVNGNGGDEVTLMTNSEYNVDPNCLSRCSTELFSETSWEQVDKQDTEVTRWYPDHLAAQCYGCESKFWLATRKHHCRGCGLGSKESVRNCGNVFCASCCDQKIPVPSQQLFEPTRVCKSCYGSLRLGPSPLDKPIAASSN; this is encoded by the exons GTGCCTCTGCAGCTCATTGAGAGTGTGGAGTGTCGTGATATGTTCCAGCTGCATGTCACTTGTAAGGACTGTAAAGTTGTCAG GTGTCAGTTCTCCACATTTGAGCAATGTCAGGAATGGCTGAAGCGTCTTAACGCAGTAGTGCGGCCCCCCTCTCGCTTGGAGGATCTCTTCTCCTTCGCCTTCCACGCCTGGTGCATGGATGTGTACGCTGGTGAAAAGGAGCAGCATGGAGAGCTTTGCAGACCAG GTGAACATGTGACCTCTTGGTTCAAGAATGAGGTGGAGAGGATGGGCTTTGACACTCAAAATGCTTGGAGGATATCTGACATCAACAGCAAGTTTAG GCTTTGCCCCAGCTATCCCCAGCAGCTTCTCGTACCAGCCTGGATCACTGACAAGGAGCTGGAAAATGTGGCGGCGTTCCGTTCCTGGAAGAGGTTTCCTGCAGTGGTATATAG GCACCTGAGCACAGGGGCTGTGATCGCCCGTTGCGGACAGCCAGAGGTCAGCTGGTGGGGCTGGAGAAATGCTGATGACGAGCACCTGGTTCAGTCCATTGCCAAGGCCTGTGCAGTGGACAGCAGTTCTCACAAACACCTGTCCAATGGAACTTACATTAATGGCTCTGAACTGCCTGATACTGATTTTG AGTCCTCAATGACCAACAGTTCAGAGGTGGAGACATTGGCCATCCAGCCTCACAAGTTACTGATTCTGGATGCGAGGTCCTATGCAGCCGCTGTAGCCAACAGGGCAAAGGGGGGTGGCTGTGAATGTCCTG AGTACTATCCTAACTGTGAGGTGGTGTTCATGGGCATGGCAAACATCCACTCCATACGCAAGAGTTTCCAGTCCCTACGTTTCCTCTGTACCCAGATGCCGGATCCAGCAAA CTGGCTGTCTGCACTGGAAAGCACCAAGTGGTTGCAGCACCTGTCTCTGCTGCTGAAGGCAGCCCTGCTTGTGGTCAATGCAGTGGACAGGGACCAAAGGCCCGTTTTGGTGCATTGCTCTGACGGCTGGGACCGGACACCTCAAATTGTTGCTCTGTCTAAGCTGCTGCTTGACCCGTATTATCGCACCATAGAG GGCTTCCAAGTTTTGGTCGAGACGGACTGGTTGGACTTTGGACACAAGTTTGCTGACCGATGTGGCCATGGAGAAAACTCTGAGGATGTGAATGAGCGCTGTCCCGTCTTCCTGCAATGGCTAGACTGTGTTCACCAGCTGCAGAGGCAGTTTCCTTGCTCTTTTGAGTTTAACGAGGCCTTCCTG GTGAAGCTTGTGCAACATGCATACTCCTGTCTGTTCGGCACCTTCCTGTGTAACAGTGGCAAAGAGAGGGAAGATCGACACGTTCAAGAGAGGACCTGCTCGGTGTGGTCCCTGCTGAGACCCGCCAACCGCACACTGAGGAACATGCTGTACTCCCCACACTCCGAGACT GTTCTCCATCCAGTGTGTCACGTGCGCAATCTGATGCTGTGGACCGCAGTCTGCCTGCCTAGCTCCTCCCCCACAACCCCTTCTGATGATTCCTGTGCTCCATATCCTTTGCCTGGCAGCAACCCCGAGGAGGCGCCTCTGAGCAG atgTACAAAGACTCGCTCATTTGATAATTTGCCCAGTGCTTGTGAGCTGGGAAGCTCACTGGCTCCTAACCGCCGCTCCAGTGACCCAAGCCTCAATGAGAAGTGGCAGGACCACCGGCGTTCTCTGGACCTCAACATGGCAGTCGGGCCAGATGAAGGAGGGGACCAGGATCACGAGGTGCAGTGTAATGGATTGGTCCTTTACCCGAATAGAGGGGACTCTGAGCTGGATGACAGCCCACATCCCAACTCACACTCTGAGTTGGCAGAGGTAGCCTCCACGCACTTTACGACAACTCGAGAGGAAGCCGAGGAGGCGGAACTGTCTGTGGCAGTGGGTGTGGCCGAGGGCCAGATGGAGAACATTCTTCAAGAAGCTACCAAGGAGGACATGGCAGCAGATGCTCAGAGAGTTAGAAATGCTGCGGTCAGCCACGTCATTAACACAGCTGCtgtagaggaggaggaggtctcAAGAactgatgatgattatgatgatgatgatcagtCTGTCAACAAGAGAGAGATACaagaaatgcttgcaaatgGTCGCCATTCGGAAAATGGTTATGTGGATGCTGAAGAGCATCGTGATGTTCCTCCTATGCCTGCACAGACTGTAGAAGACTTAGAACACCTGAGAGATAAGGAAGCCCAAACACCCGAGCATGTGAAGAAGCAGGTTCTAGAGAACTGTTCTGAACAGGTGGCACATGCTCATGAAAACTTTGAGTCAAGTTCAGACGAGCCAGAGCTGCCTGCAGCTCCAAGAACTCTGACAAACGGCTTTGCTCACCGGTCCCCTGAGGAAACTGATGCAGATGAGGAGACCTGCTCTGCATCTGACCCTGACAGAGGTTTGTCAGAGTCAGGGGAACAGACAGAAAAGAGGGTCTCCATGATGGAAAGCTCCACAGAGACTTTGACAGAGGACGTTTGCTGCAGGTTTGAACTCCCCGCACAGCATCCTGTCTGTCAGATCCATCAGGCCTGCAACAATGGCGAGGGCCACCCACCTTCCTTGAGGAAGGACAAAGTGCTGGAGAGTGACGAGCACAGCTTTATTAGAACTTTCAACGGGGGCAGCAAGCGACCCTCTGTCAGTGCCTTTCAGTATGCAAGTGGTGACCTCACTCGCGACGGACTGTGTAACGGTGACAGTTCCGATGGGGAACCCTGCGGAGGACCTCATTGGGTCAAAGCAAATGGCGAGCGGGCCCCGCTGAGCCGTCAGGTTTCCCTAGCAAGCTGCAACTCCTTGATCCTCCACCACCGAGGGAGCTGTTCACATCAACGTTGGTGCCACACCCAACTGAACCGGGCTACTGTCAGCCCAGAGCAGCCGTCGCGCAGCCACCTGGATGACGATGGGTTGATGCTGCACACAGATGCCATCCAGCAAAGGCTGAGGCAAATTGAAGCTGGCCACCAAATGGAGGTGGAGACCCTGAAGAAACAGGTACAGGAACTGTGGAATCGCCTGGAAAATCAGCAGCACGCTGGCTCCCATCGGGTTAATGGAAACGGGGGAGATGAAGTG ACCTTGATGACCAACTCGGAATACAACGTGGACCCCAACTGTCTGTCACGCTGCAGCACAGAGCTGTTCTCCGAAACCAGCTGGGAGCAGGTGGACAAGCAGGACACAGAG GTCACCCGCTGGTACCCAGATCATCTGGCTGCCCAGTGTTACGGCTGTGAGAGCAAGTTCTGGCTCGCCACCAGGAAGCATCACTGCAG GGGGTGTGGCCTAGGGAGCAAGGAGTCAGTCAG GAACTGCGGTAATGTCTTCTGCGCCAGCTGCTGCGACCAGAAGATCCCGGTGCCGAGCCAGCAGCTGTTTGAGCCCACCCGCGTGTGCAAGAGCTGCTACGGCAGCCTCCGGCTCGGCCCGTCTCCCCTGGACAAACCCATCGCGGCCAGCTCCAACTGA